Genomic window (Shewanella psychropiezotolerans):
GTGTTTGTCACGATTAAGCGCCATTGAGGCGCTTTTTTTATTGCTGATGTTTAGCCCAAGATCAGGAGAGAATGCAAAATATGGTCTATCTTAATAAGTATATTTAGTCAGAAAAACTGAATTATCTGGTTGTTTTTCAGTCTGGTCGCTACACATCTTCTCTTAGTAGGCGTGTGAGGCTAGATTTTATAGGGATGGGTGGCATGGCTATAGCGGTTGTTATCCTGTTATTAGTACTCGTATCTGTGGTATTTCACTTCGCAAGCCCTTGGTGGTTTACACCTATCGCGTCCAATTGGACCGCCATCGACGATACCATCACTATCACCTTCTGGATCACAGGTATCGTCTTTATCGCGGTAAATGGCTTTCTCGCTTATTGTGTTTTCCGCTTTCGTTTTGATAAAAACAAACGTGCCGATTATGAACCAGAGAATAAGAAACTCGAAGTTTGGCTCACTGTGTTCACTACTATCGGAGTGGCGGCCATGCTTGCTCCCGGATTGATCGTCTGGGGGGATTTTGTCACGGTTCCCGACAATGCAGAGACATTCGAGGTCGTGGGTCAGCAGTGGCATTGGAGTTATCGATTACCTGGTAAAGATGGTGTCTTAGGCCAAAGCGCCGTCGACTTGATGGATGAGAAAAACCCTTTCGGTCTTAATCCCGATGATATTAATGCTCAAGATGACATTTTGATCCCCAGCAATGTGATGCATATCTTGCTGGATCAGCCGGTCAAGGTGTTGATGCGATCTAAAGATGTATTACATAACTTCGCTGTGCCGCAATTTAGGGTCAAGATGGATCTGGTGCCCGGGATCGAGACCTACCTTTGGTTTACGCCTACACGGCTTGGTCGTTTCGAGATGTTGTGTGAGGAGTTATGCGGCATGGCTCACTACACCATGCGAGGCCAGATTGTGGTGGACACGGCCCAAGACTATCAAGCTTGGCTGGATAAACAGTTAACCTTCAGAGAGTCACTCGACGCCCCAGCGGGGGATCTGCAGTTAGGTCAAAATTTATATGCTAGCTGCGCCGTCTGTCATGGCAATAAGGCTCAGGGTAATGAAACGCTCAATGCACCTATGTTGGCGGGCCAGCCAGCCTGGTATTTAACGCGCCAGCTTAACTATTACAAGAGTCAGGTTCGTGGCAGCCACCAGCAGGATATTTATGGTCAGCAGATGGCCGCTATGGCCAATACCTTAGTCGATGCTAAAGCGGTAAAAGATGTCACGGCTTATATTGCATCCTTGCCAGCTCTGGCTATCTTTCCTGCCGCGGTGAATAACGGTCCTCTGGCTCGATCCATAGAGAGCGGTCAACGGCTATTTACTAACTGTGCATACTGCCATGGTGACAAGGCTGAAGGTAAGTTTGCCCTTAATGCTCCCAGATTAGCGGGGCAACATGCCTGGTATCTCAAGCGTCAGCTACAAAATTATCGAGCCAGCATCCGCGGTGCTCATCGAGAAGATCTCTACGGCACTCAGATGATTATGATGTCGCGATTACTGCAGAACGAACAAGCCATAGATGATGTTATTGCCTATATCACCAGATTAAAGCCAGCTTCTGATGCTGGTTATCATCAATCGGCGAGTAGGGCGGTTAGAGGCATTGAATTCCGGATCATCAAAGACCAGAGCCATAACACACAGGAGGTGAGCCGATGAATTATACCGCCATTGTCGATCAAGCCGACAAGTCCCATCATCCCACCAGCTTTATGACTAAGTATATCTGGAGCCAAGATCATAAGGTTATCGCCATTCAGTATTCCATCACGGCTCTCTTCGTTGGCTTAGTTGCCTTGGCATTGTCGGCTATGATGCGTTTGCAGCTAGGCTTTCCCGATAGTTTCTCCTTTATTGACCCCAGCAGTTACCTACAGTTTGTCACCATGCATGGCATGATCATGGTGATCTATCTGCTCACCGCCTTACTTCTCGGTGGCTTCGGTAATTATTTGATCCCCTTGATGGTGGGCGCCAGGGACATGGTTTTTCCCTACCTTAATATGCTCAGTTACTGGACCTATTTACTGGCGGTCATCGTTCTGTTAGCAAGCTTCTTCGTTCCCGGAGGCCCGACTGGCGCTGGCTGGACCCTGTATCCACCGCAAACTATCTTACCCGGCACACCGGGAAATGATGGCGGTATCATCTTGATGTTGGTGTCTCTGGCGATATTTATTGTTGCCTTCACCATGGGCGGACTCAACTACGTCACTACCATATTGCAGGCTCGCGCCAGAGGCATGACCCTGATGCGTATGCCGCTAACTATCTGGGGGATCTTCACCGCCACCATTTTAGGCTTGTTGGCATTTCCGGCATTATTGGTGAGTGCCATCATGATGATGTTAGATAAGCTAGTGGGAACCAGCTTTTTTATGCCCGCCATCTTGTCATTGGGTGAGCCTCTCAATTACACCGGCGGTAGTCCGGTCTTGTTTCAGCATCTATTTTGGTTTTTCGGTCATCCTGAAGTCTATATTGTGGCGCTGCCGGCCTTCGGCATGGTGTCCGATGTGATAGCGACCCATGCCAGAAAAAATATCTTCGGTTATCGCATGATGGTGTGGGCCATCGTCGCTATTGGCGGGCTAAGTTTTGTCGTCTGGGCACACCACATGTATGTCAGCGGCATGAATCCCTATTTTGGTTTCTTCTTTGCCACCACTACCTTGATTATCGCCATACCCACGGCGCTAAAGGTCTATAACTGGTCCTTGACTCTGTGGCGGGGCAACATACATATGACTGTGCCGATGATGTTCGCCATAGGTTTCATCTTCACGTTTACTCACGGCGGATTAACCGGACTATTTCTCGGTAATGTGGTGGTCGACTTACCTCTGTCTGATACCTACTTTGTGGTGGCTCATTTTCATATGGTGATGGGGGTTTCACCTATCATGGTGCTGTTCGCCGCCATCTATCATTGGTTCCCTAAGGTCACTGGACGTTTCCTCCATACGGGTCTGGGTAAGTTTCATTTCTGGATGACCTTCATCGGCACATATTCTATCTATCTTCCTATGCATTATCTGGGTTTTCTCGGGGTACCGCGGCGATACTTCGCCATGGGGCCAACCGAGTTTATTCCCGAGTCGGCTCAATCCCTCAATGCCAGTATCACCATATCTGCACTGATTGTCGGCGTAGTGCAGCTGATATTCCTGTTCAATATCATCTGGAGCACTTTTAAAGGCAAGAAATCTGGGCCTAATCCCTGGAATGCCACCACCTTGGAATGGCAAACCGAATATACGCCGCCAAGACACGGTAACTGGGGGGAAAAGATCCCTGTGGTTTATCGTTGGGCCTACGATTACAGCGTACCTGGTGTGAAGGCCGATTTTATTCCGCAGAATGTTTCTCCGGAAGAGGTCGAGATGATGGATGAGCCGACATCTGGCACTAGCAAGATTAAAGCAGATGTTAAGCAAGAGGTTGTGCTAGATATTTTTCCCCATATTAAACAAGCACAGCCGGACGATGATAAGGGAGGCGCTTGATGAGCATTTTCAGCAAGCTTACAGAGAAGCCTTGGTTGGCCCAGCCTGCAGGAGCATTGGATCAAGGCTTAATCGAATATCAACCTAGCTCTCCCGGCAAGACGGGGCTGAAATTTTTCATCGCCGTGGTCACCGTCATCTTCTTCCTGTTTAGCGTGACTTATCTGTCGCGTTCTCAATATGCCGACTTTCAGGCTCTGGGTGGTGAGCCCTGGTCACCTCTGTATCAACCTATCTGGTTATGGGTGAATACGGGCTGGTTATTGATGGCTAGCCTGAGTCTGCATTTTGCTGTCGGCCAGGTGAGCGAAGATAAGATCAACAGGTTACTGGGTCTGCTGACACTGAGTGTGATCTTCTCCCTATTCTTCATATTCGGTCAGTGGAGTGTATGGCAACAGCTGAGTCTGCAAGGTTTTGTTATCAACTCTAATCCGGCCAACAGTTACTTTTACATGCTGACCGCCATTCATGGTCTGCACTTGCTGGGGGGCTTATTTGCTTTGGCTCGGGTGCTGGTTATTTTTAGCCGCAAAGTGAAGCTGGATATATTGCAGCGAAGTTTAGTCTTATGCGCCTGGTATTGGCATTACCTCTGGTTGCTCTGGTTGTTTATCTTCGCCTTGTTGACGGCTTCACCCAGTACCTATAACACCATCGCAGCCTGGTGTGGTTTGTAGGATTTGTCATTGTAAGGTTTGTAGTAATCAACACATGAGCATAGATGATAAACAGGAAAAAGTGCCTGATGTGGCTTGTAGGACTCGTGTTAAGGCTGGTGTTAGGAGTGGAGTAGACACATGAGCATAGATGATAAACAAGAAAAAGTAGCAGCGCCCATAGCCTCCGACAATTGGCAGGGTGCCGTGAGTGATTGGGGAGCCGACAAGCAGGTTTTCAATATGCCTTGGGGCAAGTTGATGATGTGGCTATTTCTGCTCAGCGACACCTTTGTTTTCAGCGTGTTTTTGATCGGCTACATGAACGTGCGTATGTCCAGCATGGACAGTTGGCCTCTCACCAGTGAAGTGTTCGCGCTGACCATAGCCGGGCACCATATCCCGCTAGTGCTTATCGCCATCATGACCTTCATCTTAATCACCAGTAGCGGCACCATGGCGATGGCGGTGAATTTTGCTTATCGTGGTGATAGACGCAAGACAGTCCTGTTTATGACTGCAACTGCTTTATTGGGAGCATCTTTCGTCGGTATGCAGGCGTTCGAGTGGACTAAGTTGATCGTAGAGGAGGGGGTGCGTCCCTGGGGGAATCCCATGGGCTCGGCACAATTTGGTGCCACCTTTTTCATGATCACCGGCTTTCACGGTTTGCATGTCACCGCTGGTGTTATTTTTCTATTGGTTATTGCAAGGCGGGTCGCTAGAGGCCACTACGAAGGCAAAGGCTATCACATAGTCGAGATAACAGGCCTTTATTGGCACTTCGTAGACTTAGTCTGGGTGTTTATTTTCGCTTTGTTTTATTTGTGGTGATTAATAAGAGCTTTATTGGGCGCAATTATGGTCGACTTGGTCTGGGTGTTTATCTTCGTGATCTTCTATCTTTGGTAAAGAGTTATCTCTGGTAAGCGATATAGAAAATAGGTTAAAAGTGATAAGTGTATTGAGGTGGTGTATGAGTCAGATTACAAATAAAGATGCGGTGCCAGCGGAGGAAGAACAAGCGCAGCCTAAGGTGCATCCCATCAGTCTCTACCTGAAAATATGGGGGCTACTGTTTGTGCTCAGCACCATGTCCTATATGGTGGATTTCTTCGAAGTGCAGGGCATATTGAGATGGACGTTGATCTTGTTATTTATGTCATTGAAGGCCGGGCTTATCATCACTATCTTTATGCATGTCAGGTGGGAACGGATGGCATTAAAACTGGTGTTGTTCTTACCGCCTTTGGCAATAGTAGTGTTTATTAGCTTGATGGCCATAGAGGGAGACTACACTTTTGTTAATCGCTTATTATCCTTCATCTCGGTATGAAGTTATGCTTCGGCTTAGGTTAAGGCAAAGCCTTCGCTACGCGCTAAGGCCTGTGAGAAGGAAGCAAAGAGATAAGTCAGAGATTTATGAGCCGCTAGCGAAAGAGCCTCGCTAACATGCTGCGCGAGGTGAAGACGAAACTCTTGCTGGGTGCCAGCATACTTATCATAGTCACCTTAGTGCTGATTAGTATCTCATTTATTCTGGTCAAGGCCAGCCCTTCGGTTAATTTACCGCTGCAAAGTGCGAGTCTGCTACAAGAGCCGATCACACTCTCAAATTTCACCTTAGTTAATCACCATAACCAAGATTTTACTCAAGCTGACTTGCTCGGCCAGTGGCACTTGTTGGCCTATGGATACCTTAATTGCCCGGATGTGTGCCCGGCAACTCTGCTGCTGTTGAATAGTCTGATGCATAGTATGCAAAAAGATAATCAATTTACAGATGTTCAATTGCTCTTCTATACCATAGACCCAGGCAGGGACTCGATTGAAAGATTGGCCGAATACGTGGCATTTTTCGGTAAAGATATCATTGGCTTGAAGCCTGTTGAGGTTGGGGTGTTCGATGGCATGTCCAAGCGGTTCGAACAAGAGTTGGGAATAAAAGTCAAAATAAGCACTCAGATAGGGAGCGAAGACAGTTATCAGGTGGGCCATGGGGTTGCCATCTATCTGCTAGATCCACAAGGCCGGCTGCACGCCGTGTTTGAGCCGAGTGTCGATCCCTTCGGCAATCGTCATTTCAATAAAGATACTCTCTATCATGACTATGTGTTAATTCGTAAGAATGCCTCCGCTTTATGAAATCTGCTTGGTAAAAAACAGGCAAAACAAATAAGATGCTGTTAGATTTTCATCACATTTATGCCTGCCAGAGGCGGGTATATTAGGCATTTATTCAATTTAAGTGGCAGTATTTATGACAAGTAAAATAATTTTAGATACAGATCCCGGCATCGACGATGCCATGGCTATCATCTTTGCCGAGGCGCACCCTGAGATAGAACTTAAGGCCATTACTTGTGTTTATGGTAATGCCACCATAGAAAATGGCACTCATAACGCACTTTTTCTTAAGCAAAAATACGGATTGCAGGCCGATGTAGCTAAGGGGGCCGCTAAACCTATCGTTCGCCCGCCTGTTGGGGCTACAGTTGTAGTACATGGCGAGTCAGGTTTAGGTGATGTGCAGGCGCCAGCCGAATTATCCGTTAAAGCCGATCCGCGTCCAGCCTATCAATACATTATCGATACCCTTAGGGCCGAACCAGGTGAAATTACTCTGGTGGCCGTGGGTCCGCTGACCAATCTGGCTCTGGCATTAGAGGCGGCTCCCGAAATCGTGACTCTGGTGAAAGAAGTCGTGGTGATGGGTGGTGCATTTGGCGTCAACGATCACAGGGGCAATGTGACTCCCTATGCCGAGGCCAATATTCATGACGATCCCCACGCCGCCGATATAGTGTTTGGTGCATCCTGGCCCGTGGTTATCATAGGTCTGGATGTGACCGAACAGAGCTTCTTCACCAAGGATTATCTGGATCGACTCAGGGATGATGCCGGTGAGGTTGGCCAGTTTATCTGGGACATTAGCCGTTACTATTTAAAGTTCTATTCCGAGAAAGTGGGGCTGGAAGGTTGTCATGTGCATGATCCATCGGCTATCGCTTATGTGATTGACCCATCATTGTTTACTCTGCGTGAAGGACCCGTGCGCGTTGTCACCGATGGTCCGGCAGAAGGCATGACAATACAAAAGTTTGATAAACGTAACTATATGCACGATGAATGGCAAAGTCATGAGTCACAAAGAGTGGGGATTTCGGTAGAAGATGAGCGTCTGTTGTCTCTTTACCGTCAGACCATCATAGATTACGGTCAAAAACGATAAGTAGAATCGGCTGGGCGGGATTGGCGTACTCTTTTTAATTAAAGAACTTATCATCCCGCTCAGGTTAGTTTTTACTAGCCCATGGCTTGAACTTGAGAGCCCAGTAACCAGATAGCTAAGGCGAAGAATATTATCCCCATAAACTTGTTCTGATTAGCCCTGAACTTGTCATTTTTCAGTAGTGACTTGCCCAAAGTTCCCACCATTAATACCAGCAATAAGTTAAACAGTAACCCCATCACATTGAGTAGCAGGCCAAGCGCCAGCATTTGCTCGCCTGACGTCGCCGTTAGCTGAGGCGAAACAAACTGAGGCAGGAACAGCACGAAGAAGAGTAGGGCCTTAGGGTTTAACAGGTTACTGAATACCGCGCGGCGATATAGCATTTTAGCCAGACCCGATTGCTGTTCAATTTCCGGGGCATCAGCAGCGCCACTGCGCATACAATCCCAACCCATCTTCATTAGATAAGCTCCGCCTAAGATGCGTAGCACCTGCAAAGCCATAGGGTTCATGGCGATTAATGCCGACACGCCCATGGCGGCCAATAGTGTCAGTATTAGCCCTGAGGTGGCATTGCCTAGGCTGGCAAACACACCGACTTTTTTGCCATAGCTTAAGCTAGAACTTGCTATCAATAGCATGTCCGGGCCAGGGATCAGTAAAAGGGCGATAACAGTCGTTAAATACAGTGGGAGTACAGCGAGATCGATCATCATAAATGCATAGGTTGGAACAGACGGCGGCATTCTACCTCTATCACGGTCTATCGGCAGTAGTTTCTCGATTGTTTTTGAGAACTCTTAGCTATAAAAAAACTAGGATACTGAGATATTTGTACTAGGGTAAAGTTTCAGACAGAGTGGTGTTTTTTGTAAAACCCTAAGTGCAATAGCGTCATATTATTGTCAAAGTGGCTTAAACACTGGCTTGTATGAGGTTAGGACTGATGTTTTTTTATAATGTTTTACTCACTAACTATATTTTTTAGTTATAAATATTGCAGTTTTCCTGGTGCCAATAGAAAAGTTGCTCAATTCACAACTAGGCTTTACTGGTTAGTAAATTTGATTTTTACCGCTTTGTTTACTAGCAGATTGGATTAGATACAAGTGAACAAACGAACAAGCGCGATGGCATAATATTTTTTAGACTAAATTTATGGGTAACAGCTAACTGACTAATTGAATTGATCAAATATTGGTCTTTTCTGTTTTTTTTGCTTGTTATGAGTTCCGCAATAAAATTTATACTCGCTGGTTATTGGCCTAGTCACAAGCTGGCATCTATTGGTTCATCCCTTCAAAAAATCCACATTTAGCCATCACTTATTAAGCGTTCAATAAAATGACACAGAGTAGGATGTTTGACGCAACTAATGACCAGTCAAATTTCAAAAAATGCTGCTAAAACAGACAACATCTTGACAGTATCTAGTGTATGAAATTCACTCTAAAATAGTTTGTATTATCTCGTCACCGCTATTAAAGCATCAGGTTTACTGTCTGTTTTTAGCCATGACACTAGTATAGAAATTTCACGAATTCTTTTATGAATAGTTTCATGAATAAGTTTACGAACTACTTCACTAAATCAGTGAATAAAGAGTCCTTATGTTACGTTTTATTTTATCAATCATAATCGTCTACGCATTTTGGTTAACTTACCAAGATGTTACTTCTTATCTCGATGAGCCAGTGCCAAGCGAATCTCTGCTGGCTAACCAAGAGCATCAGTTAGACAGCCAGTTGAATGAGGTTAAGCGCTACAACTTAATCGAAGAGCTGAGCTGTGATAGCAATTCAGATTGTGGCAGTGAGTAAGTCTATTGTCAGTTAACAATAGTGAAATAACATTTTTCATTTGGCTGGTTAGGTATTTGGTTTGTTGATAGGAAACCATAGCTTCATTTAAATTTATAACCTGCGGTTCGCTGAATGTGCAGATACTTCTGCGAGTCGCCGTGAATATGTCCCTATAGGCTCTGCCAAAACTTCCATGTTTTGGAAGCTCGCAGCCGCATCTACACTTGATATTAAAACTGCGAGTGTGCTTCTTCGTTTTTTATTTTTCTTCTTATAAACCTTGGTTAATTCTATTTTGAAATTGTGCCTTGTGTAGGTCATATTGGTGGCAGTGTATTTGAAAGTGGCATATGAGTAAAAGGGATGAAGAGTATCTTGAAAAGCACCGCCTGTGGTGGGCAGTTATGACGAGTCCATATTCAGCTCAGGAGTGGTTGCAGTTAAATCTGCAGCAGCAGGGACTGTTGAAACCTGTCAGCTCGGTGAGTGAAGCGATTCAGCAGCTGAGCTATATTCAGATAGATTCTATTAACGTGGTGGAGCGGGCGCATCATCATGTGCTTCATAATCGAATACCTGAGTATCAAGCATCTCAACTGGATTTGGCGATGGCTAACAAGGAGATCTTTGAGTATTGGTCTCACGCAGCTGCTTACTTGCCTATATCCGACTACCGTTACAGCCTGTATCACAAAACACATCTAAAGCAGGGGGGTAAGCATTGGTTTGAACCTGAGCATAAGGTCATGCGGGAGGTAAAAGCTAAGATCACCGCCGAAGGGCCGTTGAAGGCTAGCCATTTTGCCAATACTTCTACTTTTGCTTCTACTTCGACAGGCGCTAGCACAGGGTGGTGGGATTGGAAGCCAGCTAAGAGGGCTCTGGAGCAATTATTTATGCAAGGTGAGCTTATGGTGGCTCACAGGGATAAATTTCAAAAGGTGTATGACTTAACCGAACGTGTGTTGCCATCCCATGTCGACAATCAACTGCCTGATGAAACAGAGTTCGCCCGTTACCTTATCCATCGCTATTTAAGTGCTCATGGTTTTGGCACTATTCAACAGATCTTCTACCTGCGTAAAAATATAAAACCTATCTTAGTTAAGACTCTGAATGAGATGTGTCTCGCTGGAGAGCTAGCCCGCTTTTCTGAATCTGGACAGGAGTACTTTTATTTTCCAGAGGTGCAGCCCTTAATTCCAGTGCCAGATCGTGTTTGGTTACTCAATCCCTTCGACAATCTGGTTATCCAAAGGCAGAGATTAAAGCATTGGTTCGGGTTTGATTATCAGATAGAGGTATATGTTCCCGCTGTTAAGCGCCGCTATGGTTACTACTCATTACCTATCTTATGGCGTGATCGCTTTGTCGGTAGGCTAGATGTAAAAGCCGAGCGTAAACAGGGTTTACTGTTACTTCAGCAATTAACGATTGAAGAGCAGGCTTTCTCTCCTAGCTCTAAGCTCTGTATTAGCTCCAGCACTAGATCCTGTACTAGACCAAGAGTCGGTGAGTCTGAGCTTGAAGAGTTTGTTGCAGCATTAGGCTTGTCGATAAATGAATATGCCAGGTTTAATCACTGCCAAGAGTGGAAACTGGTTCGGTCTAATAATAAATATATCGGTGATCTGCTAGTTAATCAGTCCAGCTAGATATTCTTTTTACGCCCTCTTAATCTGTGCTGTGTTCAATATACAAGTGCACAATTATAACTTGGGGCTTTAGCTTCCTCTTTTACTATTCTATGATGCGAGTTCACCTCTTTCCGTTTGAGTTAAAAATGAAATTAGCAGAGATAATCTCCATTCTCAGTAGTGATGACCTAACAGAACTTCCACTTGCAGCTTTACTGAGTGCCAGAGAGCAGTGGTCGGAGTTATTACCTGTGATAGATGATTTGATGCAAAAGTTTATCGATACAGAAGACTTGAGCGAATCCGAAGCTAATCTCCTCTTCTTCGGCATCTGTCTGATTATCGATCGTAAGCAATTTAGTTGTTTTGACTCTCTAATAAACCTAACCAATAAAGAAGACTGTGATAGTCCATTAGAGCGTCTACTCGGTGATTTCATTGGTTCAGACCTTTCGACTGCTTACTATATTTTGGCTCAAGGAAAACCTGAGCAACTTTGTCGCCTGGTTAACTCAGATCAAGCCGGTGAGATTGTAAAAATGGCTGCCTTGGGGGTCCTATTTGCTCAATTTCACACCGATCAAATCGATAGAGAGACACTGAATCAAAGCATTCCTGCTTTTATCGAAAACCTAGTCGCTAATGACCAATCAATAGCCCTATTTGAATTAGTTAATCTATTAATTTCTCATGAGTTTAATCAGTATCATGCTCAGTTTTTAGAGTATGTAAAAAACAAGGTGATCGATGAAGGCCCAATCGAAAACCAGAGCATCATCGATTGGAATAATAGCTGTATTGGCTATTCAGAATGGGATAATGGCCTAATCAGTGGGGATTATGATGTTATAGACGCCCTCAGTCAGTGGACCGGATTCGGTCCTGAAGGTGACATGAGCGATGCGGAATTAATGGAAATCTTCGATGACTTGATGAATACCCCCAACAAGCTTGATGATATGGACTTTGATTCTTATTTGGATGCTCATGTGGACAGTTATGAAATAAAAGAGCCGCATATCGCAGAGATTAAAGCCGGCCGCAACGACCCATGCCCTTGTGGCAGTGGCAAGAAATACAAGAAGTGCTGTTTAAACTAGTTTGTATACTTTAGGAAGAGTAGTGATAGCGTAGGGCAACAAATTTGGACTCTTGTCGGTTCACAAGGTTGAAGGAACTTTTTTGGTTAGGCTTTGGTTTCATTGGGCGGTGTGGGTGTTTGATTGATTATGGGAAACTATGGCCTTTCTTGTGTTAATCGCCTCCAGCGGGGTATGTGTAGGTAAGCTCTCGGGACGCGATAAAGCAATCTGACCTCCACGGACGGAGGAAATGCCAAATTTTGTATGGAATAAAATTGGCCTTGGCCGCTTCGCGAAAACATCCTTGTTTTCGAGACCCTCTTGCCTACCTACACCTTGTCTCTAAAAAGCAGATGGTTTCTTCGATTAGCTAGACTTGTATATTTAACTATTTGCTAGCTTTGCTGCATCTTTCCAGAGATAACTGGGCATTGGCTCATGTAATTCCCAAGTTATATTCATAGGTTGGGAGCCACTAGTTTCTGCCAAGTTAACCCAACCTAAGTTCACAAATCCCATCGTATTTCCATTTTCGTCTTTATTGGATTCTCGCACCCATAACATAAGTTTTTTACCAATATCTTTATGCTGGATATAGGCTAAGCCCTTACCGCTATCAGGTCTTGCTGAATTCTGAGTCTGCCAATGGAAGTGAGTAGGGCTCATTGCATAGTCGTGATAAAGCGTCGTAGGTGAAAAGTGT
Coding sequences:
- a CDS encoding YecA family protein; its protein translation is MKLAEIISILSSDDLTELPLAALLSAREQWSELLPVIDDLMQKFIDTEDLSESEANLLFFGICLIIDRKQFSCFDSLINLTNKEDCDSPLERLLGDFIGSDLSTAYYILAQGKPEQLCRLVNSDQAGEIVKMAALGVLFAQFHTDQIDRETLNQSIPAFIENLVANDQSIALFELVNLLISHEFNQYHAQFLEYVKNKVIDEGPIENQSIIDWNNSCIGYSEWDNGLISGDYDVIDALSQWTGFGPEGDMSDAELMEIFDDLMNTPNKLDDMDFDSYLDAHVDSYEIKEPHIAEIKAGRNDPCPCGSGKKYKKCCLN